The Jiangella sp. DSM 45060 genome contains the following window.
TCGTCGACGCCGGCGGACGCGAGGTAGAACAGCGTCGTCCCGCCGTGCCACCAGGCCAGGCCCTCCGGGTGCGCCAGCCCGCGCCAGCCCAGCCCCTGGACGAAGTCGGGCACGTCGCTCCCGTCGGGCATGGTGAACCCGCCGGGCACGGCGAAGTACTGCTCGCGGGCGCGTCGCATGGCCCGGGACAGGACGGGCCCGCCGTCCTCGGCGCCGGCCGCGAGGTTGGCCTCCACGAACGTGAGCAGGTCGGTCATGGTCGAGCGCAGCCCGCCCTGCGGGAGCATGACGTCGTGGTACCAGTTCGGGCACGGCTGCCCGGTGGCGTCGTAGGCGTGCATCACCCGGCCCTGCTGCTCCGGGGAGAGCGTGTAGCCGGTGTCGGTCAGCCCCAGCGGCGCGCAGACCGTCTCCTTCAGCAGGTCCTCGTATGGCCGGCCGGCCACCAGCTCCAGGATGTGGCCGAGCGTGCCCATGCCGAGGACCGAGTAGGTCCAGCCGTGCCCGGTGGGGTAGACCAGTTCGGCGGTCTCGAGGTCGGCGTAGAGGTGTTCCTTCTTGTAGCGCAGGTAGTGGGTGTACGTCGCGAACGGCGGTTCGGTGCCCCGCAGCTCCTCGTCGATGAACGCCTGGTGGATCGCCCCGACGGAGCCGAGCCCGGAGCTGTGCGTGGCGAGCTGCTCGATCGTGATCGACGCGATGTGCTCCGGCAATCGGAGCTCCTTCGGGAGGTGCGCGGCGATCGGGTCGTCCAGGGCGATCAGCCCTCGCGCCTCCAGCGCGGCGAGGACCGTGGTCGAGAAGACCTTGGAGACGGATCCGATCTCGTAGATGGTGTCGGCGTCGGGCAGGCGGGCCTGCTCGGCGCCCGGCGACCGGAAGCTGCGAACCCGACGCTCGCCCCGCACGGACAGGCCGATCATCAGCGTGGCCTCGTCGCGGGTGGAGAGGTACTCCTCGGCGTCCTTCTCGATGCCGGCCACCAGGCCGGGGAGGTCGATGGCACTCAACGGCGCATCCTTCCACCTAGTGAAGTAGGCGCAGATTACCCCAACTGCAGCGACCACGCTAGGCCCCACCAGATCCATCTGGTGACGGCAAGTTCACCGTTGACGGGGGCTTCTTGATAGTGAATTATGCCCAGATCGACTCTGTCCTCTAGGCACTAGAACGGCCTCAACCGGCTGCCTCTGGGAAGGAAGAGTGATCCACGTCGCACGGCAGGCACGCATAGTCCTGGCCGCGGCCACGGCCGCCCTGGCCCTCGCCTCGTGCTCGGCCGGCGAGGCCGTCGAGCCGGTCTCGGCCGACCCGACGGCGACGCCGGCGACGGGTGGCACGCTGCACATCGCCGACGAGCGCGAGGCGCTCGGGCTGAACCCCTACACGGCGATCGACAACAACTCGGCGCACGTCTTCGCCCAGATCCTCGAGACCCTGTTCCGGACCGACGAGAACGGCGAGGTCGTGCCGTGGCTGGTCGAGAGCAGCGAGGCGAACGCCGACTTCACCACGTGGACGTTCGGCCTCCGCGAGGGCGTCACGTTCTCCGACGGCACCCCGATGACCGCCGACGACGTCGTCTACAGCATCGAGACGGTGCGGCAGTCCGAAGCCTGGGTGTCGATGTTCGCCGAGATCGAGACGGTCGAGGCGACCTCGCCGTCGACCGTCGTGGTCACGACGTCGGTGCCCTCCCCCGCGCTGGAGGCCAGCCTCTCGCTGCCGTTCGCCCCGGTCGTGCCCGAGGACCTCGCCGGCCTCACCCCGGAGGAGTTCTCGCAGCACCCCGTCGGCACCGGGCCGTTCCGCCTGGAGTCGTGGACCAGCGGGCAGCGCATCACGCTGGTGCGCAACGAGTCCTACTGGGTCCCCGGGCGCCCCTACCTCGACAGCATCGTCTTCGAGGCGGTGCCCAGCGACAGCAACCGGACCCAGCAGCTGCGCGGCGGCGATCTCGACATCATCGCCACGCCGCCCCGCCCGCAGCTGGAGGCGCTGGACGACGGGGCGGCCACGGTCGTCGGCCAGT
Protein-coding sequences here:
- a CDS encoding serine hydrolase, whose product is MSAIDLPGLVAGIEKDAEEYLSTRDEATLMIGLSVRGERRVRSFRSPGAEQARLPDADTIYEIGSVSKVFSTTVLAALEARGLIALDDPIAAHLPKELRLPEHIASITIEQLATHSSGLGSVGAIHQAFIDEELRGTEPPFATYTHYLRYKKEHLYADLETAELVYPTGHGWTYSVLGMGTLGHILELVAGRPYEDLLKETVCAPLGLTDTGYTLSPEQQGRVMHAYDATGQPCPNWYHDVMLPQGGLRSTMTDLLTFVEANLAAGAEDGGPVLSRAMRRAREQYFAVPGGFTMPDGSDVPDFVQGLGWRGLAHPEGLAWWHGGTTLFYLASAGVDDRAGVGVATVYSGRRALVERDELHALEREWFLRACQ
- a CDS encoding ABC transporter substrate-binding protein, with amino-acid sequence MIHVARQARIVLAAATAALALASCSAGEAVEPVSADPTATPATGGTLHIADEREALGLNPYTAIDNNSAHVFAQILETLFRTDENGEVVPWLVESSEANADFTTWTFGLREGVTFSDGTPMTADDVVYSIETVRQSEAWVSMFAEIETVEATSPSTVVVTTSVPSPALEASLSLPFAPVVPEDLAGLTPEEFSQHPVGTGPFRLESWTSGQRITLVRNESYWVPGRPYLDSIVFEAVPSDSNRTQQLRGGDLDIIATPPRPQLEALDDGAATVVGQFAMAFPNYLLLNQESDAFADPRVREAVDLAIHRANILEAAGGGVGELGGSFLAPALDYHDASLEPVERDPARAAELLDEAVADGADRRFTLSVAAGGTYANLTAQIIQENLEDAGFDVTIEQLDGATVLSEVGAGRYDATLFTMTSDIIDPLEVIGYYVDLNALWTGGETAEVATLLEEAKQAVDQQSRSDLYARIQQVVYDDRSLVVLGYQPWVWAWRTDVVGFEVPMTGVPWLADTGFRE